One window of the Ureibacillus sp. FSL W7-1570 genome contains the following:
- a CDS encoding DUF6431 domain-containing protein gives MILIHDFGVDLETYHELGKNNDFPMVEECPHCHAKHSLHRHGFYERNAITAEKEYRLLICRFRCSICFQTVSILPHFLLPYFQHTTRTIVQWLHDVLHQTGTNPSKRQLISFYLRRFIQTISWIYMYFASVKKSFGWERDTQQQACRSIGKIQQWGEERFVKESWGYLSTYFMAHCFGR, from the coding sequence GTGATCTTGATTCATGATTTTGGAGTCGATCTCGAAACCTATCATGAATTAGGAAAAAACAATGACTTTCCTATGGTGGAGGAGTGCCCACATTGTCATGCGAAGCATTCCCTTCATCGCCATGGTTTTTATGAACGGAATGCCATCACCGCAGAAAAGGAATATCGTCTCTTGATCTGCCGTTTTCGTTGTTCGATTTGTTTCCAAACGGTGTCCATCCTCCCTCACTTTCTTCTCCCATACTTTCAACATACGACTCGTACCATCGTTCAATGGCTCCATGATGTGCTTCATCAAACCGGCACAAATCCATCAAAAAGACAACTCATTTCTTTCTATCTCCGACGATTTATCCAAACAATTTCATGGATTTATATGTATTTTGCTTCGGTGAAGAAATCTTTCGGTTGGGAGCGAGATACCCAACAACAAGCTTGTCGATCGATCGGGAAAATCCAACAATGGGGAGAGGAACGGTTTGTCAAAGAGTCGTGGGGGTATTTGTCGACCTACTTTATGGCACATTGTTTTGGACGATAA
- the istA gene encoding IS21 family transposase, with the protein MLAMSDINCIKHLRNNKGLSISEIQRTMGINWRTAKKYADEDQLPKQKSFKKKGMMYEEKWGVIVSDWLFEDLKLRKKLRRTKKQIFEELKEMGFQGSYRTVCYFISEWMNTHQEEKDKGYERLEHPPGEAQVDFGVMEAVQDGEIVDIHALVMTFPHSNAGFAVPLPAENQECFLHGLNILFKQVGGVPKRIRIDNLTPAVKKKRTKNEEAQLTDEFVQFQHYYGFDVQVCNPRSGHEKGNVENKVGYIRYNFFTSAPIMDSYEGLTDQLFHKLEADRNRIHYAKNVRIEDLWQEERDYLLALPEKPYPVFKEHLVKVNKYNEVKVDQTLVHVPKGGNYSQLQMILTWDQLKIVSPNGVNFHFISSKKSTIFSNSFGIIFAIL; encoded by the coding sequence ATGCTAGCAATGTCTGATATTAATTGTATCAAACATTTAAGAAATAACAAAGGTTTATCTATTTCAGAAATACAAAGAACAATGGGAATTAATTGGCGAACAGCTAAGAAGTATGCGGATGAAGATCAACTCCCTAAACAGAAATCATTTAAAAAGAAAGGGATGATGTATGAGGAAAAGTGGGGAGTAATTGTTTCAGATTGGCTTTTTGAGGATTTAAAGTTAAGGAAAAAATTAAGAAGAACAAAGAAACAAATATTTGAAGAACTAAAGGAAATGGGTTTCCAAGGTTCTTATCGTACTGTTTGTTACTTTATCTCTGAATGGATGAATACTCACCAAGAAGAAAAGGATAAAGGGTATGAAAGATTAGAACATCCTCCGGGTGAAGCTCAAGTAGACTTTGGAGTAATGGAAGCTGTACAAGATGGAGAAATTGTGGATATTCATGCTTTAGTTATGACGTTTCCTCATAGTAATGCTGGATTTGCAGTACCGTTACCAGCTGAAAATCAAGAATGCTTCTTACATGGTCTCAATATTCTTTTTAAACAGGTTGGGGGAGTACCTAAAAGGATAAGAATCGATAATTTGACCCCCGCTGTGAAGAAAAAAAGGACAAAAAATGAAGAAGCACAATTAACTGATGAATTTGTTCAATTTCAGCATTATTATGGCTTTGATGTGCAGGTATGCAATCCAAGAAGTGGCCATGAAAAAGGAAATGTTGAGAATAAAGTTGGATATATACGCTATAACTTTTTTACTTCAGCTCCAATAATGGACAGCTATGAGGGTTTAACGGATCAATTATTTCATAAATTAGAGGCGGACAGAAATAGAATTCATTATGCCAAAAACGTACGTATTGAGGACTTATGGCAGGAAGAACGGGATTATCTTCTAGCATTACCGGAAAAGCCCTATCCTGTATTTAAAGAGCATCTTGTTAAAGTAAACAAATATAATGAAGTGAAAGTGGATCAGACGTTGGTTCATGTCCCTAAGGGTGGCAACTATAGTCAATTACAAATGATATTAACATGGGATCAATTAAAGATTGTTTCACCTAATGGTGTAAACTTTCATTTTATCTCATCTAAAAAGAGTACGATTTTTTCAAATTCCTTCGGAATCATCTTTGCCATCCTCTGA
- a CDS encoding ISL3 family transposase: protein MTYCSPLFGKRRFIKRCPPFIGIDDFAFRKGHSYGTIICDLSTHKPVALLPERYPETISEWLKNHQNIQVVSRDGYQAFRKGIQNASQSILQVYDRWHFVRAVKKQIDACLTSILPSVITLEKEETDQQTFPHETKLQRRQKERAEKKWMMIKSIQQEYKKGKKKAELAREFHMDPRTISKYLNITEMPVQVKRKRKRQTDGFEQYIQQLEQEGKTIREIDAQLRKYGYTGTLSGVRVAVESIRKERKRQGIKESSVRISRRQMISYVWKRKSRLLEKELQLLEQSFKMYPSLHSFHQMVQTFREAFDERNYPAFFKWLEKQLSSPNNHLYDCALRLRRDLQSIKLAFSTSYSNGVVEGHVHRLKLMKRIMYGRAKLDLLEKRVLYHL, encoded by the coding sequence ATGACGTATTGCTCTCCCTTATTCGGAAAACGGAGATTCATCAAGAGGTGTCCCCCTTTTATCGGAATCGATGACTTTGCTTTTCGGAAAGGACACAGCTATGGCACGATCATTTGTGATCTGAGCACGCACAAGCCTGTTGCATTACTTCCGGAACGTTATCCGGAAACCATATCAGAATGGCTAAAAAATCATCAAAACATCCAAGTTGTCAGTCGTGATGGCTATCAGGCTTTTCGGAAAGGGATTCAGAACGCTTCGCAAAGTATTTTGCAAGTATATGACCGATGGCATTTTGTCCGGGCGGTAAAGAAGCAGATCGATGCTTGCCTCACCTCGATTCTTCCTTCCGTCATCACGTTGGAAAAAGAAGAAACGGACCAACAAACCTTTCCGCATGAAACCAAACTGCAAAGGAGACAAAAAGAAAGAGCCGAAAAGAAATGGATGATGATCAAAAGCATTCAACAGGAATACAAAAAAGGAAAGAAAAAAGCGGAGTTGGCCAGAGAATTTCATATGGATCCCCGAACCATTTCAAAATATCTCAACATAACCGAGATGCCGGTTCAAGTAAAAAGAAAGCGAAAACGGCAAACCGATGGTTTTGAGCAATACATTCAGCAACTCGAACAAGAGGGCAAGACCATCCGTGAAATTGATGCGCAACTTCGTAAATATGGATATACGGGGACACTTTCAGGTGTCCGCGTTGCAGTCGAAAGCATACGAAAAGAAAGAAAACGGCAGGGGATTAAGGAATCTTCCGTTCGAATTTCCAGACGGCAAATGATTTCATATGTTTGGAAACGAAAATCTAGACTTTTAGAAAAGGAACTGCAACTTCTTGAACAATCCTTTAAGATGTACCCATCCCTTCATTCTTTCCACCAAATGGTTCAAACATTTAGAGAAGCATTTGATGAACGGAACTATCCGGCATTTTTCAAATGGTTGGAAAAACAATTGTCTTCTCCAAACAATCATTTATATGATTGTGCACTTCGACTCCGTAGGGATTTACAGTCGATTAAGCTGGCATTTAGTACTTCCTACAGTAACGGAGTTGTGGAAGGCCATGTTCACCGATTGAAGCTGATGAAACGAATCATGTATGGCCGGGCAAAGCTGGATTTACTTGAAAAACGAGTGTTATATCATTTATAA
- a CDS encoding transposase family protein: MMNRQIHWSSPDPFLEVLDIQEEPSSITFIVRSTHESCPCPHCQVPSTRPHSRYTRMIQDLPIAGKAVSILLITRKWFCDQPNCTQKIFTERYDWISKNGRRTLRSEEVLRKIAFSTSCLNGEKVAKALSLPVSHDVLLSLIRKTEIHQEVSPFYRNR, translated from the coding sequence ATGATGAATCGTCAAATCCATTGGTCTTCACCGGATCCTTTCCTAGAAGTTCTGGATATTCAAGAAGAACCATCCTCCATTACCTTTATTGTTCGAAGCACTCATGAATCCTGCCCTTGTCCTCATTGCCAAGTGCCTTCCACACGTCCACACAGCCGATATACACGCATGATTCAAGATTTGCCGATTGCCGGAAAAGCTGTTTCCATCCTGCTTATCACAAGAAAATGGTTTTGCGACCAACCCAATTGCACCCAAAAAATTTTTACTGAACGGTATGATTGGATTTCCAAAAATGGACGCCGAACTTTACGGTCCGAAGAAGTATTACGTAAAATCGCGTTTTCCACCAGCTGCCTCAATGGCGAAAAAGTAGCGAAAGCCCTGTCCCTCCCTGTCAGCCATGACGTATTGCTCTCCCTTATTCGGAAAACGGAGATTCATCAAGAGGTGTCCCCCTTTTATCGGAATCGATGA
- a CDS encoding S-layer homology domain-containing protein translates to MKEGQFAYNEIQHLISQNVISLDDKGNYYPNKAITRAEAAVMLQRALNLEIPTDLNAFKDVNENHPYAKEIAATKAKGIFKGKADGTFGVNDVLTREQMATILVRAFSLKAQNHVQVKLSDLKSASPAHQENIKILYQNGVTTGRKGGMFDPRSKTTRAEFAVFLYRALNLNN, encoded by the coding sequence ATGAAAGAGGGTCAATTTGCTTATAATGAAATTCAACATTTAATCAGTCAAAATGTCATTTCTCTAGATGATAAAGGAAACTACTATCCAAACAAAGCGATTACACGCGCTGAGGCAGCTGTTATGTTGCAGCGTGCATTAAATCTTGAGATTCCAACTGATTTAAACGCTTTTAAAGATGTGAATGAAAATCATCCATATGCTAAAGAAATTGCTGCAACAAAAGCAAAAGGCATTTTTAAGGGAAAAGCAGATGGAACATTTGGTGTTAATGATGTATTAACCCGTGAACAAATGGCGACTATTTTAGTTCGTGCGTTTTCTTTAAAAGCTCAAAACCATGTTCAAGTAAAATTATCTGATTTAAAATCCGCTTCGCCTGCTCATCAAGAAAATATAAAAATCCTTTATCAAAATGGGGTAACAACTGGTAGAAAAGGTGGAATGTTTGATCCACGTTCTAAAACGACACGAGCTGAATTTGCAGTGTTCTTATATCGTGCGTTAAATTTAAATAATTAA
- a CDS encoding arsenate reductase ArsC produces MSNKLKVAFICVHNSCRSQIAEALGKHFAGDIFESYSAGTETKPQINQDAVRLMKELYDIDMEKTQHSKLLDELPPVDIVITMGCNVECPYLPCKHREDWGLDDPTGKSDEEFKKVISTIETKIKELKAKLKS; encoded by the coding sequence GTGAGTAATAAACTAAAGGTCGCATTTATATGTGTTCATAATTCATGTCGAAGCCAAATAGCCGAGGCACTTGGTAAGCACTTTGCAGGAGATATATTTGAAAGCTACTCTGCTGGCACAGAAACAAAACCTCAAATTAACCAGGATGCTGTGCGCCTAATGAAAGAGCTTTATGATATAGATATGGAGAAAACTCAACATTCAAAGTTGCTTGATGAACTACCTCCAGTAGATATTGTTATTACAATGGGGTGTAATGTGGAATGCCCTTACCTTCCATGTAAACACAGGGAAGATTGGGGGTTGGATGATCCTACAGGTAAGAGTGATGAGGAATTTAAAAAAGTAATATCAACTATAGAAACAAAAATAAAAGAGTTAAAAGCAAAACTAAAGTCATAA
- the arsB gene encoding ACR3 family arsenite efflux transporter has translation MSKERNSGIGFFEKYLTVWVILCMFAGVLIGKFLPGIPAFLGRFEYANVSIPMAILIWLMIYPMMLKVDFQSIRNVGKNPKGLFVTWITNWLIKPFTMFGIAWLFFFVIFKSLIPAELAQDYLAGAILLGAAPCTAMVFVWSYLTKGNAAYTVVQVATNDLIILIAFTPIVAFLLGVGGVTIPWDTLVLSVVLFVVIPLAGGIITRNYITKKRGLDYFEKSFIPKFGNITTIGLLLTLIIIFSFQGDVILNNPLHIVLIAIPLIIQTFLIFFIAYLASKVIKLPHEIAAPAGMIGASNFFELAVAVAIALFGTQSPAALATIVGVLTEVPVMLILVKIANNTRHWFPEKS, from the coding sequence ATGAGTAAGGAACGTAATAGTGGAATTGGATTTTTTGAAAAGTACTTAACCGTATGGGTTATTTTATGTATGTTTGCAGGGGTATTGATTGGAAAGTTTTTACCCGGAATTCCAGCGTTTTTAGGACGTTTTGAATATGCAAATGTTTCAATACCTATGGCGATTTTAATCTGGCTTATGATATATCCAATGATGCTAAAAGTAGATTTTCAAAGTATTAGAAATGTAGGAAAAAATCCTAAGGGGCTTTTTGTTACATGGATAACTAACTGGCTGATAAAGCCTTTTACCATGTTCGGCATTGCATGGCTGTTTTTCTTTGTAATTTTTAAATCTCTAATTCCGGCAGAATTGGCACAAGACTATCTTGCGGGAGCAATACTTCTTGGAGCGGCACCGTGTACAGCGATGGTATTTGTATGGAGTTATTTGACTAAAGGCAATGCGGCTTATACCGTCGTGCAAGTAGCAACAAATGATCTTATAATTCTCATAGCTTTCACGCCCATAGTTGCGTTTCTTCTAGGTGTGGGCGGTGTAACCATACCCTGGGACACTCTTGTTTTATCTGTAGTATTGTTTGTTGTTATCCCGCTGGCTGGTGGTATAATTACCCGTAATTACATCACAAAAAAGCGAGGACTCGATTACTTTGAAAAGAGTTTTATACCGAAGTTTGGGAATATCACTACCATAGGTCTATTGCTAACATTAATAATAATCTTTTCATTCCAGGGCGATGTAATTCTGAACAATCCACTCCATATTGTTTTAATTGCTATACCATTAATTATTCAGACTTTCCTAATCTTTTTCATTGCATATCTAGCAAGTAAGGTTATAAAACTACCTCATGAGATAGCAGCGCCTGCTGGTATGATTGGTGCCTCTAACTTTTTTGAACTGGCAGTTGCCGTTGCGATTGCATTGTTTGGAACACAAAGCCCAGCTGCACTTGCTACCATTGTAGGGGTTCTAACAGAAGTGCCTGTTATGTTGATATTAGTAAAGATAGCGAATAATACAAGGCACTGGTTTCCAGAAAAAAGCTAG
- a CDS encoding DUF2703 domain-containing protein has protein sequence MNKSDAGCCSCGSGCCGQEQKKRQIIIDFLYLDLSVCKRCQGTETNLYDAVNEVSTVLSEAGFEIVVNKININSRELAIEHHFLSSPTIRVNGRDIALEVKESSCKECGDLCGDSVDCRVWVQDGIEYTEPPKSMIINAILKEVYDGHSSIPLTNEKYEIPQNLITFFDSLERKGD, from the coding sequence ATGAATAAAAGTGATGCTGGCTGTTGCTCTTGTGGCAGTGGCTGCTGCGGACAAGAACAGAAAAAAAGGCAGATTATAATTGATTTTCTTTATCTCGACCTAAGTGTATGTAAGAGGTGTCAAGGAACTGAAACTAACCTCTATGATGCAGTCAATGAAGTATCTACAGTATTAAGTGAGGCAGGATTTGAGATAGTAGTTAATAAGATTAATATAAATTCAAGGGAGTTAGCCATTGAACACCATTTTTTAAGTTCTCCAACCATTCGTGTAAATGGCAGGGATATTGCTCTTGAGGTTAAGGAATCTTCCTGCAAAGAATGTGGAGATCTATGTGGTGACTCTGTGGATTGCAGAGTTTGGGTGCAGGATGGTATAGAGTATACGGAACCACCAAAATCCATGATTATTAACGCAATTTTGAAAGAAGTTTATGATGGCCATAGTTCAATCCCCTTGACAAATGAGAAATATGAAATCCCACAAAACTTAATTACATTTTTTGATAGCTTAGAAAGAAAGGGGGATTGA
- the arsA gene encoding arsenical pump-driving ATPase, whose product MLKNNYEPFSLDGINLTKYMFFTGKGGVGKTSTACAVAVNLADNGKSVLLISTDPASNLQDVFNTELDGKGVPIDGAPGLVVANLNPEEAAREYRESVIAPYRGKLPDSVIVNMEEQLSGSCTVEIAAFDQFSNFITDKSTENKYDYIIFDTAPTGHTLRMLQLPSAWSNFISESTHGASCLGQLAGLQDKKDMYKNAVENLADKDKTTLILVSRPEETPLIEAERSSHELSELGINNQVLVINGILSEATDDVSIKMLDKQQKALENMPQGLKKFKIFTIPLRSYNVVGIDNIRTFLYSDEYTKNSIYSKSLNLRNLDVLIEDIYRAGKKVIFTMGKGGVGKTTIAATIAVALARKGVKVHLTSTDPANHLKYVVEDTENIKLSKIDEKQELLRYQNEVLSKARETMSEDDVAYVEEDLRSPCTQEIAVFRAFAEIVDKAENEVVIIDTAPTGHTLLLLDSTQSYHKEVQRTKGETPISVQRLLPRLRDEKQTEVIIVTLPEATPVFEAQRLGDDLNRAGINNKWWVVNQCLSLTNTKNSMLIARADAEKQWLEKVKQISSDNFVAIPWFQDASIENIVNFSGGSKSDE is encoded by the coding sequence ATGTTAAAGAATAATTATGAGCCATTTAGTTTAGATGGGATAAATCTGACTAAGTATATGTTTTTCACAGGAAAGGGTGGTGTAGGTAAAACCTCAACCGCTTGTGCTGTGGCAGTAAATTTAGCTGATAATGGAAAAAGTGTTCTCCTTATAAGCACTGATCCTGCATCCAATTTGCAGGATGTTTTTAATACTGAGCTTGATGGCAAAGGTGTGCCGATTGATGGAGCGCCGGGTTTAGTTGTGGCGAATCTTAACCCAGAGGAAGCTGCCAGAGAGTATAGGGAATCGGTTATTGCTCCATATAGGGGGAAGTTGCCGGATAGTGTAATTGTAAATATGGAGGAACAACTCTCGGGTTCATGTACTGTTGAAATTGCCGCTTTTGACCAGTTTTCGAACTTCATCACTGATAAATCCACAGAGAATAAATACGATTATATTATTTTTGATACTGCTCCGACAGGGCACACACTTCGTATGCTGCAATTACCATCAGCCTGGAGTAATTTTATCAGTGAAAGTACACATGGGGCGTCATGTTTAGGTCAGCTCGCTGGACTTCAAGATAAAAAGGATATGTATAAGAATGCGGTTGAAAACCTTGCAGATAAAGATAAAACAACTTTGATATTGGTATCAAGGCCGGAGGAAACTCCTTTGATTGAAGCTGAACGTTCAAGCCATGAGCTTAGTGAGCTAGGGATAAACAATCAGGTTTTAGTTATCAATGGTATACTGAGTGAAGCAACTGACGATGTTTCGATTAAAATGTTAGATAAGCAGCAAAAGGCTTTGGAAAATATGCCACAGGGTTTAAAAAAGTTTAAGATTTTCACTATACCACTTCGTTCCTATAACGTTGTAGGTATTGATAATATTAGAACATTTTTATATAGTGACGAATACACAAAAAATAGTATTTATAGCAAATCCTTAAATTTAAGAAACCTAGATGTTCTGATTGAAGATATTTATAGGGCAGGTAAAAAAGTGATATTTACAATGGGCAAAGGCGGTGTTGGAAAAACAACTATTGCTGCAACCATTGCAGTGGCTCTTGCTAGAAAGGGTGTTAAGGTACATTTAACATCTACAGACCCAGCTAATCATCTCAAATATGTGGTTGAAGATACTGAAAATATTAAGCTAAGTAAAATAGATGAAAAGCAGGAACTATTGCGATATCAAAATGAGGTATTAAGTAAGGCTCGTGAAACAATGAGCGAAGATGATGTTGCTTATGTTGAAGAGGATTTACGCTCTCCATGCACACAGGAGATTGCAGTATTTAGAGCATTTGCTGAGATTGTTGACAAGGCTGAAAACGAAGTTGTAATAATTGATACTGCACCAACGGGTCACACGCTTCTGTTGCTTGATTCTACACAGAGTTATCATAAAGAGGTTCAGAGAACAAAAGGTGAAACGCCAATATCTGTTCAAAGATTACTTCCAAGACTTCGGGATGAGAAACAAACAGAGGTTATTATTGTTACATTACCTGAAGCAACACCGGTATTTGAAGCTCAGAGACTGGGTGATGACCTGAATAGAGCGGGAATTAATAACAAATGGTGGGTGGTTAATCAGTGCCTTTCATTGACGAATACTAAAAATAGTATGTTAATAGCTCGCGCTGATGCTGAAAAGCAATGGCTGGAAAAAGTTAAGCAAATAAGTTCTGATAACTTTGTTGCAATCCCCTGGTTTCAGGATGCATCAATTGAAAATATAGTGAACTTTTCTGGAGGTAGTAAAAGTGATGAATAA
- the arsD gene encoding arsenite efflux transporter metallochaperone ArsD, which produces MKNIEIFDPAMCCSTGVCGPSIDPELLRVATVINSLKEKGIIIKRHGLSSEPQDFISNKVISEILQKEGADILPVTLADGEIVKTKSYPTNEEFSEWLGVEISTKPQKKSGCCGPKGCC; this is translated from the coding sequence ATGAAAAATATTGAGATTTTTGACCCAGCAATGTGTTGCTCGACAGGAGTTTGTGGACCATCTATTGACCCAGAGCTGTTAAGAGTAGCAACTGTTATTAATTCGCTTAAAGAAAAAGGGATTATTATAAAAAGGCATGGTTTGTCAAGTGAACCTCAGGATTTTATCTCCAATAAAGTTATAAGTGAAATTCTACAAAAGGAAGGAGCAGATATTCTTCCTGTAACACTGGCAGATGGTGAAATTGTAAAAACCAAAAGCTACCCAACAAACGAAGAGTTTTCAGAATGGTTAGGGGTGGAAATAAGCACAAAACCTCAAAAGAAGAGCGGCTGCTGCGGACCAAAGGGGTGCTGTTAA
- a CDS encoding metalloregulator ArsR/SmtB family transcription factor: MKHSYADYVPAIKAMSDETRLKIIDMLSCGEMCACDILEEFSISQSTLSYHMKILSESGLVNAVRDGAWMRYTLNKEKTDEVIAFFTCITNDKEDCICKKSKNKKSDNQCC, from the coding sequence ATGAAACATTCATATGCAGATTATGTTCCTGCAATTAAGGCTATGTCAGATGAAACACGGTTAAAGATTATAGATATGCTATCGTGTGGAGAAATGTGCGCATGCGATATATTAGAAGAATTCAGTATTTCTCAATCCACTCTTAGTTATCATATGAAGATATTATCTGAAAGCGGTCTTGTAAATGCAGTACGTGATGGGGCTTGGATGAGATATACATTAAACAAAGAAAAAACGGATGAGGTTATAGCTTTCTTTACATGCATAACAAACGATAAAGAAGATTGTATTTGTAAAAAGAGCAAAAATAAAAAATCTGATAATCAATGTTGTTAA
- a CDS encoding recombinase family protein — translation MAVNKNVMIIPAIKRVGNNRKEDETPKLRVAAYCRVSTDSDEQASSYEVQIEHYTEFIKKNSEWEFAGIFADDGISGTNTKNRDEFNRMIDECMAGKIDMVITKSISRFARNTLDCLQYIRKLKDKNVAVYFEKENINTLDAKGEIMLTIMASLAQQESQSLSQNVKLGYQYRYQQGEVMVNCSRFLGYTKDENKRLVIVPEEAEIVKRIYREYLEGSSMDKIKKGLEADGILTGAGKKRWHTSTIRKILSNEKYIGDALLQKTYTVDFLTKKRVVNNGIVPQYYVENNHEAIIPREIFMQVQEELVRRSRGHISTSGKKRNFSSNHVFSQIIFCGECGEIYRRVHWNNRGKKSIVWRCVSRLENTGLTCHSRTVLEDMIGIATVEAINKLIGQKDGFLTILKENIETVISETDNTIVSEIDKKLEELQKDLLRLANSKEDYNDIADEIYRLREERHKALAEEAGKKGSKQRLEDMEKFINEQSILLEEYDEQLVRRLIEKITVYDDKLTIEFKSGIEIDIEK, via the coding sequence ATGGCAGTTAATAAAAATGTAATGATTATACCTGCAATAAAACGTGTAGGCAACAATCGAAAAGAAGATGAAACACCAAAACTTCGGGTCGCTGCTTATTGCAGAGTTTCTACAGATAGTGATGAGCAGGCTAGTAGTTATGAAGTGCAGATTGAACACTATACAGAGTTTATCAAGAAGAATTCAGAGTGGGAATTTGCAGGGATTTTTGCTGATGATGGCATCAGCGGTACAAATACAAAAAATCGTGATGAATTTAATCGAATGATTGATGAGTGCATGGCTGGGAAAATTGATATGGTTATTACCAAATCAATAAGCCGATTTGCTAGAAATACCTTGGATTGTCTACAATACATCAGGAAACTTAAAGATAAAAATGTAGCGGTATATTTTGAGAAAGAAAATATCAATACACTGGATGCCAAAGGTGAAATTATGCTTACCATTATGGCATCCTTAGCGCAACAAGAGAGCCAGTCATTAAGCCAGAATGTAAAGCTTGGCTATCAATACCGATACCAACAGGGAGAGGTAATGGTCAATTGTTCTAGGTTTTTAGGATATACCAAAGATGAAAATAAGCGATTAGTAATTGTGCCGGAGGAAGCTGAAATAGTTAAAAGGATTTACCGAGAGTATCTTGAAGGCTCAAGTATGGATAAAATCAAAAAAGGACTTGAAGCTGATGGCATACTTACGGGAGCGGGAAAAAAAAGGTGGCATACCAGTACTATAAGGAAAATATTAAGCAATGAAAAATACATTGGTGATGCACTGCTCCAAAAAACTTATACGGTAGATTTTCTTACAAAAAAGAGGGTTGTAAATAACGGAATCGTACCTCAGTATTATGTAGAGAATAACCATGAAGCCATTATCCCGCGTGAAATCTTCATGCAGGTACAAGAAGAGTTAGTTCGTAGAAGTAGAGGACATATAAGTACTAGTGGAAAGAAAAGAAACTTTAGTTCAAATCATGTATTTTCACAAATTATCTTCTGTGGAGAGTGTGGCGAAATATACCGTAGAGTTCATTGGAATAACCGAGGTAAAAAATCGATTGTTTGGAGATGCGTCAGTAGACTTGAGAATACAGGGTTAACTTGTCATTCCCGAACCGTGCTGGAGGATATGATAGGTATTGCTACGGTGGAGGCAATTAATAAACTAATAGGGCAAAAGGATGGCTTTTTAACTATCTTAAAGGAAAATATAGAAACAGTGATAAGTGAAACGGACAATACTATTGTTTCCGAGATAGATAAAAAGCTAGAGGAATTACAAAAAGACCTTTTGAGGCTGGCCAATTCCAAAGAAGATTATAACGATATAGCCGATGAGATTTACAGGCTCAGAGAGGAAAGGCATAAGGCTTTAGCAGAAGAAGCTGGCAAAAAGGGCTCCAAGCAAAGGCTAGAAGATATGGAAAAATTCATTAATGAACAATCCATCCTCCTTGAGGAGTATGATGAGCAACTAGTAAGGAGACTTATAGAGAAAATAACGGTCTATGATGATAAACTAACTATTGAATTTAAATCTGGTATAGAAATTGATATAGAAAAATAA
- a CDS encoding nucleotidyltransferase family protein, producing the protein MVSKTDAIEIITYAEENGINIWIDGGWGVDALLEEETRVHNDIDLFVEESNGKKFIEILKENGFAEVIEAYTTTSHKVYKDSKGRIIDLHIFKFNEQGYIVFEGEAYPPEVFSGIGKIGDKMVRCIDAEYQVLFHLGYEHDENDVHDVKLLCERFNIPIPSEYK; encoded by the coding sequence ATGGTAAGTAAAACTGACGCTATTGAGATAATAACGTACGCTGAAGAAAATGGAATTAACATATGGATTGATGGCGGTTGGGGAGTAGATGCACTATTAGAAGAAGAAACAAGAGTACACAACGATATTGATTTATTTGTGGAAGAAAGTAATGGTAAAAAGTTTATTGAAATATTAAAAGAAAATGGCTTTGCTGAAGTTATCGAAGCATATACTACCACATCTCATAAGGTTTATAAGGATAGTAAAGGTAGGATAATTGATCTTCATATATTTAAATTCAACGAACAAGGATACATTGTTTTTGAGGGAGAAGCATATCCTCCAGAAGTCTTTAGCGGCATTGGGAAAATAGGCGATAAAATGGTCAGATGTATTGATGCTGAATATCAAGTGTTATTTCATCTAGGCTATGAGCATGATGAAAATGATGTGCATGATGTAAAACTATTGTGTGAGAGATTTAATATTCCTATTCCGAGTGAATATAAGTAA